One Silene latifolia isolate original U9 population chromosome 4, ASM4854445v1, whole genome shotgun sequence DNA segment encodes these proteins:
- the LOC141651603 gene encoding calcium-transporting ATPase 1, endoplasmic reticulum-type-like, with product MKEISGMMAMKGITAFVEPLESNALKALEALKEIQSGHATVILDGKKDTSLPVKEYIPGDIVEIRVGDKVPPDMRVLTLIRSTLRVAQGPLTGESEAVSKTVKPMSVRERNAWFLLELRSSMGIKCLGFPQNHLVLFGIQTQIRWKNVSSIVAQTQEQVQYLDQEQVLLWWFGSWVL from the exons TGGTATGATGGCGATGAAGGGGATTACGGCGTTTGTTGAGCCATTG GAAAGCAACGCTTTGAAAGCATTGGAGGCCTTGAAGGAAATACAGTCGGGGCATGCGACAGTAATCCTTGATGGGAAAAAGGATACTAGTTTGCCTGTAAAAGAGTATATACCTGGAGATATTGTTGAGATTAGAGTTGGTGATAAGGTGCCTCCTGATATGCGGGTTTTGACATTGATTAGGTCAACGTTGAGGGTTGCGCAGGGGCCGTTGACAGGTGAGAGTGAAGCGGTGAGCAAGACTGTGAAGCCTATGTCAGTCAGGGAAAGAAATGCATGGTTTTTGTTGGAACTACGGTCGTCAATGGGAATT AAATGTCTCGGATTTCCCCAAAACCATCTAGTTCTATTTGGCATTCAGACTCAAATTCGATGGAAGAATGTCTCCTCTATTGTTGCACAAACTCAAGAGCAGGTGCAATACTTGGATCAAGAGCAG GTACTGCTATGGTGGTTTGGCTCATGGGTTTTGTAG